A genomic window from Streptomyces sp. NBC_01429 includes:
- a CDS encoding amidohydrolase family protein, with protein MALTAITNARIFDGEKTLGVRTVVIDGGRIARVGGDAPRDSEIVDGGGATLLPGFIDAHVHSAPGSLALALRFGVTTELEMQGMNTRENRGSITDDDTVADVRSSGFAITPPGGHPSELMPEGFRPKWDLPPVMPLMPFSTTPEEAVAFVPQLLARGSDFIKFMIDDGSVEGHPGLPSLYQATVNAGVAEAKKYGALTVAHALTLEATRMAVEAGVDGVTHVFMDQPHTAEIISLIKDAGMFVIPCVTLNASMMGITGSELADDPRVATRLDSEWDQTLRSSYNRYPQGKLDDVYNTVRALDAAGVDVLAGTDVSMPETFFGGLAHGASLHHELQYLVAAGLTPARALRAATATTARRFRLSDRGRIAEGLRADLLLVDGDPTSDISDTLNTRAVWRRGTRLAA; from the coding sequence ATGGCACTCACCGCGATCACCAACGCACGGATCTTCGACGGAGAGAAGACGCTGGGCGTGCGGACCGTGGTCATCGACGGCGGGAGGATCGCCCGTGTCGGTGGCGACGCTCCCCGGGACAGCGAGATCGTCGACGGCGGCGGCGCCACACTGCTGCCGGGATTCATCGACGCCCATGTCCATTCCGCCCCGGGGTCCCTGGCGCTGGCCCTGCGGTTCGGGGTGACGACCGAACTGGAGATGCAGGGGATGAACACCCGGGAGAACCGGGGGTCCATCACCGACGACGACACCGTGGCCGACGTGCGCTCTTCCGGCTTTGCCATCACACCGCCCGGTGGTCACCCGAGCGAGCTGATGCCCGAAGGCTTCCGGCCGAAGTGGGATCTGCCACCGGTGATGCCGCTGATGCCGTTCTCCACCACGCCCGAGGAAGCGGTCGCCTTTGTGCCGCAGCTCCTCGCCCGGGGATCCGACTTCATCAAGTTCATGATCGACGACGGCAGCGTGGAGGGGCACCCCGGGCTGCCCTCGCTCTACCAGGCCACCGTGAACGCGGGTGTGGCCGAAGCCAAGAAGTACGGCGCCCTCACCGTGGCCCACGCGCTGACCCTGGAGGCCACCAGGATGGCCGTCGAAGCGGGTGTCGACGGCGTGACCCACGTGTTCATGGACCAGCCGCACACTGCCGAGATCATCAGCCTGATCAAGGACGCGGGCATGTTCGTCATCCCCTGCGTCACTCTCAACGCCTCGATGATGGGGATCACCGGCAGCGAACTCGCCGACGACCCCCGGGTCGCCACCCGCCTCGACAGCGAGTGGGACCAGACCCTGCGTTCCAGCTACAACCGCTACCCGCAGGGCAAGCTCGACGACGTGTACAACACCGTGCGCGCCCTGGACGCCGCAGGCGTCGACGTGCTGGCCGGTACCGACGTCTCCATGCCCGAGACGTTCTTCGGGGGCCTGGCACACGGAGCGAGCCTGCACCACGAACTGCAATACCTCGTGGCAGCCGGCCTCACGCCCGCACGGGCCCTGCGCGCGGCCACGGCGACCACGGCCCGCCGCTTCCGCCTCAGCGACCGGGGCCGCATCGCCGAAGGACTCCGCGCCGACCTTCTGCTGGTCGACGGCGACCCGACGAGCGACATCAGCGACACCCTCAACACCCGCGCCGTCTGGCGCCGCGGCACCCGCCTGGCGGCATGA
- a CDS encoding S10 family serine carboxypeptidase-like protein yields MSTGPIDSIPANIANTRRIDFFTKDGATRKVRSYAGYADVPSIDQSRPKANHLFYWFFESQTCSPRLPAEQQQDLITQTPLLIWLNGGPGASSLLGLFLENGPLSIADDAAGTVSVDATTWNQEAHVLYWDQPVGTGYSYSDEKEYVQDEGTLSHMFWQGLQEFFLAHPEYARCPLYVCGESYAGKYVPAIALEIDKQNREAVDAVPLNLKGISVGNGWIKPELSLRILIDYAYTTGFLGLSQKESLDMAYLEFQKVLHAGTDMKTATRLGNGLVTAAVNYGGGFDFYDVRRWDDLPMGALTAYLRSTEVKKALHVPGHVIWTLEDDKGPVTDALVNDNMADASGLYAQLIEKNYKTLLYTGNFDTACGYRSTEEILDALMEGRDMWSEWRATPRLIWTQAQGDPKGFVRRAGNVTQVAIPDSGHQVPAFQPEICREMLYNWLFDRPFTGYDPERTGKPAPADAHTRKA; encoded by the coding sequence ATGTCCACAGGCCCCATTGACTCGATTCCGGCCAACATCGCCAATACCCGGCGCATCGACTTCTTCACCAAGGACGGCGCCACCAGGAAGGTCCGTTCCTACGCCGGGTACGCGGATGTCCCCAGCATTGATCAGTCGCGTCCGAAGGCGAATCACCTCTTCTACTGGTTCTTCGAGAGCCAGACCTGCAGCCCCCGTCTCCCGGCCGAACAGCAGCAGGACCTGATCACCCAAACGCCCCTGCTGATCTGGCTCAACGGCGGTCCGGGCGCCTCCTCACTGCTGGGGCTTTTCCTGGAGAACGGGCCGCTGTCCATTGCCGACGACGCCGCCGGAACGGTGTCGGTGGACGCCACGACCTGGAACCAGGAGGCGCACGTCCTCTACTGGGACCAGCCCGTCGGTACGGGATACAGCTACTCCGACGAGAAGGAGTACGTCCAGGACGAAGGCACCCTGAGCCACATGTTCTGGCAGGGCCTCCAGGAGTTCTTCCTCGCGCACCCGGAGTACGCGCGGTGCCCGCTGTACGTCTGTGGGGAGAGCTACGCCGGCAAGTACGTCCCGGCGATCGCCCTGGAGATCGACAAGCAGAACCGCGAGGCCGTGGACGCGGTGCCCCTCAACCTGAAGGGTATCTCCGTCGGCAACGGCTGGATCAAGCCCGAACTGTCGCTCCGCATCCTGATCGACTACGCCTACACGACCGGGTTCCTCGGCCTCAGCCAGAAGGAATCCCTCGACATGGCGTACCTCGAATTCCAGAAAGTCCTCCACGCCGGAACGGACATGAAGACGGCCACCCGGCTCGGGAATGGCCTGGTGACCGCTGCCGTGAATTACGGCGGAGGGTTCGATTTCTACGACGTACGGCGGTGGGACGATCTGCCCATGGGGGCGCTGACCGCCTACCTCCGCAGCACCGAGGTGAAAAAGGCCCTCCACGTTCCCGGCCACGTCATCTGGACGCTGGAGGACGACAAGGGGCCGGTGACCGACGCGCTGGTGAACGACAACATGGCGGACGCCTCGGGCCTGTACGCCCAGCTCATCGAGAAGAACTACAAGACCCTGCTCTACACCGGGAACTTCGACACCGCCTGCGGGTACCGCAGCACCGAGGAGATCCTGGACGCCCTGATGGAAGGGCGGGACATGTGGTCCGAGTGGCGAGCCACCCCCCGTCTCATCTGGACCCAGGCCCAGGGAGACCCCAAGGGATTCGTTCGCAGGGCCGGCAACGTGACGCAGGTCGCCATTCCCGACTCCGGACATCAAGTGCCCGCGTTCCAGCCGGAGATCTGCCGGGAAATGCTCTACAACTGGCTCTTCGACCGCCCCTTCACCGGATATGACCCGGAGCGGACAGGCAAGCCGGCCCCTGCGGACGCCCACACGCGAAAGGCGTGA
- a CDS encoding phosphatidylserine decarboxylase: MIGESTPEGLGSVARKGKRDGPALGDVPAEPHANRTISDQTEARPPRVPRDRPLTAGRFKVPDGVALAKRFIGLCALALPVSPQPRPLQRHFEDHVPNTLGSTWRSYGLRNIRAYRTSLLRPEADSIPHIPEGEDEVAQNDEPFSKDLPGFIEKIERWYAEDFEGFRTMYDAATANVVPYPGDTPVELHCDWKGQGITFLCDFFTEWYEWMPGVHTGLNYIEKFSWLNYENPYGMVFVTCGPGHKALSDFTHLQGMQMDEPDSTRNKELIDSWERDLGEKKMKDFEPGPWSTFNDFFVRELAPGARPIAAEDDPTVVVAPADCVINMIVDDLKEDTPIPVKSVTMNVRQLLADSPYAHHFLDGTAVSCILMPDSYHWYHTPVAGELMEGRDDIAGSYYGMRDFPELLDKGDVGYGYDYEMFDHFRRGYVIIKTRYPESTESDPVEGYVGMVTVGLNSIASVNYLPKFKNLNGPVKVAKGEKIGNFKYGGSLNILLFQKDRFPALQMLQGQRIGVLEQVERTNGLFTGSSHTHSRRRRLIAP, from the coding sequence GTGATCGGCGAATCCACGCCGGAAGGGCTCGGCAGCGTCGCCCGCAAGGGCAAGCGCGACGGGCCGGCTCTCGGCGATGTTCCCGCCGAGCCCCATGCGAACCGGACGATATCTGACCAGACCGAAGCCCGGCCCCCGAGAGTGCCTCGTGACCGACCGCTCACGGCCGGCAGGTTCAAGGTTCCCGACGGAGTCGCACTGGCGAAACGTTTCATCGGTTTGTGCGCCCTCGCGCTCCCGGTTTCGCCTCAACCACGCCCCCTTCAACGGCATTTCGAAGATCACGTTCCGAATACGCTTGGATCCACTTGGCGATCGTACGGTCTCCGGAATATCCGCGCGTATCGGACCTCTCTTCTGCGTCCGGAAGCGGATTCAATTCCGCACATCCCTGAAGGAGAAGACGAAGTGGCACAGAACGACGAACCTTTCTCGAAGGATCTCCCCGGGTTCATCGAAAAGATCGAGCGGTGGTACGCGGAGGACTTCGAAGGCTTCAGGACCATGTACGACGCGGCGACCGCGAATGTGGTGCCGTATCCGGGCGACACTCCGGTCGAATTGCACTGCGACTGGAAGGGCCAGGGAATCACGTTCCTGTGCGACTTCTTCACGGAGTGGTACGAGTGGATGCCGGGGGTCCATACGGGGCTGAACTACATCGAGAAATTCAGTTGGCTCAACTATGAGAACCCCTACGGCATGGTCTTTGTCACCTGCGGCCCCGGGCACAAGGCGCTCTCCGATTTCACGCATCTTCAGGGCATGCAGATGGACGAGCCGGACAGCACGCGGAACAAGGAACTCATCGACTCCTGGGAGCGTGACCTGGGCGAGAAGAAGATGAAGGACTTCGAGCCGGGGCCCTGGTCGACCTTCAACGACTTCTTCGTCCGGGAACTCGCCCCGGGCGCACGGCCGATCGCCGCGGAGGACGATCCCACGGTGGTGGTCGCCCCCGCCGACTGTGTCATCAACATGATTGTCGATGACCTGAAAGAGGACACGCCCATCCCGGTCAAGTCCGTGACCATGAACGTCAGGCAGCTGCTCGCCGACTCCCCGTACGCCCACCACTTCCTTGACGGGACAGCGGTGTCATGCATTCTCATGCCCGACAGCTACCACTGGTATCACACCCCGGTGGCGGGCGAGCTGATGGAGGGGCGTGACGACATCGCGGGCTCCTACTACGGAATGCGGGACTTCCCCGAACTGCTCGACAAGGGGGACGTCGGCTACGGCTACGACTACGAGATGTTCGATCATTTCCGCCGGGGATACGTGATCATCAAGACGCGGTACCCGGAGAGCACGGAGAGCGATCCGGTCGAGGGCTACGTCGGGATGGTGACCGTCGGCCTCAACTCGATCGCCTCCGTGAACTATCTGCCCAAGTTCAAGAACCTCAACGGTCCGGTCAAGGTGGCAAAGGGAGAGAAGATCGGGAACTTCAAATACGGCGGATCGCTGAACATCCTGCTGTTCCAGAAGGATCGGTTCCCGGCGCTGCAAATGCTCCAGGGACAGCGTATCGGGGTCCTGGAGCAGGTGGAGCGCACGAACGGACTGTTCACCGGCTCCTCTCACACACACTCCCGTCGGCGTCGCCTGATCGCACCCTGA
- a CDS encoding pyridoxal phosphate-dependent aminotransferase — translation MTTNVVSTGQNPTALSEEAAALLARMPDLEQALASYHRQLASDTAVDLSVAENVLVYHDSMRKRVFAHTSLLPEKNIHYFPPYGTDELRQQVAALLTRAFRTDVEAKNVFGTAGVASALECLAFALKSSAPGVPSPLVDGDAVLIPAPYWQGFNWSFEQRPKLTCVPVNLPTDGPDAFRLTVDLIRDQYEAHKKRTGRAPRLLVLTNPHNPLGVNYSKDLLEDIYAWALGDPDLHIISDEIYCHSQLHGGKTPFTSAVALEAYAEHPTRIHVVWGFAKDFGLSGFRTGFVVSKNAVVQDAMLGSKDTGAEVRHPMPWFTPFDSLKHYVIGAVLSASAEGPGSELYTTFAMKTYRDLLSTSFTEVKSCLQRNGIRYVHHDGDNAAQFFWLDLRDYLDLPVPPAMDDAMPFPLTSPDLDNREEGLFNYFRRQPTEVSLLPGGVMHSPAPGFFRLCYTARQPEVVCEAIDRVAKALTLLRPQA, via the coding sequence ATGACGACCAACGTCGTGTCCACCGGGCAGAACCCGACCGCACTCTCCGAGGAGGCCGCCGCCCTCCTGGCGCGCATGCCCGACCTGGAGCAGGCGCTCGCCTCCTACCACCGCCAACTGGCGTCCGACACCGCGGTCGACCTGTCCGTGGCGGAGAACGTCCTCGTCTACCACGACTCGATGCGGAAGAGGGTGTTCGCGCACACGAGTCTGCTCCCCGAGAAGAACATCCACTACTTCCCTCCGTACGGCACCGACGAGTTGCGTCAGCAGGTGGCCGCCCTGCTGACGAGGGCGTTCCGCACCGACGTGGAGGCGAAGAACGTCTTCGGCACGGCGGGAGTCGCCTCCGCGCTGGAATGCCTGGCGTTCGCGCTCAAGAGCAGTGCGCCCGGAGTCCCGTCGCCGCTGGTGGACGGCGACGCGGTGCTGATTCCGGCACCGTACTGGCAGGGCTTCAACTGGTCGTTCGAGCAGCGGCCCAAGCTGACCTGCGTCCCGGTGAACCTTCCCACCGACGGCCCGGATGCCTTTCGCCTCACGGTCGACCTCATCCGTGACCAGTACGAGGCGCACAAGAAGCGGACCGGCAGGGCACCGAGACTGCTCGTCCTGACCAACCCGCACAACCCGCTGGGTGTCAACTACTCCAAGGACCTGCTGGAGGACATCTACGCCTGGGCACTCGGCGACCCCGACCTGCACATCATCTCCGACGAGATCTACTGCCACTCCCAACTGCACGGCGGGAAAACCCCGTTCACCAGCGCCGTCGCCCTGGAAGCCTACGCCGAGCACCCCACCCGTATCCATGTCGTCTGGGGCTTCGCCAAGGACTTCGGGCTCTCCGGTTTCCGTACCGGATTCGTCGTCTCGAAGAACGCGGTCGTCCAGGACGCCATGCTGGGCAGCAAGGACACCGGGGCGGAGGTACGGCACCCGATGCCCTGGTTCACGCCCTTCGACTCGCTCAAGCACTATGTGATCGGCGCCGTCCTCTCCGCCTCCGCCGAGGGCCCCGGCTCCGAGCTGTACACAACGTTCGCCATGAAGACCTACCGGGACCTCCTCAGCACCAGCTTCACCGAGGTCAAGTCCTGTCTGCAGCGCAACGGCATCAGGTACGTCCACCACGACGGCGACAACGCGGCCCAGTTCTTCTGGCTCGACCTCAGGGACTATCTCGACCTCCCGGTGCCACCCGCCATGGACGACGCCATGCCCTTCCCCCTCACCTCCCCCGATCTGGACAACAGAGAAGAGGGCCTCTTCAACTACTTCCGGAGGCAACCGACCGAGGTCTCCCTGCTCCCCGGCGGCGTGATGCACAGCCCCGCCCCTGGCTTCTTCCGCCTCTGCTACACCGCCCGTCAGCCGGAAGTGGTCTGCGAAGCCATCGACAGGGTGGCCAAGGCGCTGACCTTGTTGAGGCCCCAGGCGTAG
- a CDS encoding NAD(P)-binding domain-containing protein, producing the protein MNSPARTAVPGDRVPLVLVSETDLLDSGLWDHTSEIVLLTERTLRSRSQGWRGKAVLAPSNEQTAELLQLSPEARHGHLGLDFDYKLNVLAALSREAAGFKAVGANALNRSLGLSRACALYVLYDPATMRPTALVRSTLLSSLRTAAYACIVRERCRAQAVAILGSGDIARTLARLWAHLDGPGPREVRICSPHLRAAAVTAAIGPTPYRLVTTRSPEDAVKGADLLVTATTAATPVFSGSWLNDDIVHVNLGGHEAPLAFVEQCARGGTLIADDLAGTLRRGVQSLAVWWAGQDPAPTGIPVHDFTTDSWDTLERPWHVNCVGRADLDVALAQWALSLAQHAGHGQSITL; encoded by the coding sequence GTGAACTCACCGGCGCGTACCGCGGTGCCCGGAGACAGGGTTCCGCTGGTGCTGGTCTCCGAGACCGACCTGCTGGACAGCGGCCTGTGGGACCACACCTCCGAGATCGTCCTCCTGACCGAGCGCACGCTGCGCAGCCGGTCACAGGGCTGGCGCGGCAAGGCCGTGCTGGCGCCTTCGAACGAACAGACGGCGGAGCTGCTCCAGTTGTCCCCCGAGGCGCGGCACGGGCATCTGGGGCTGGACTTCGACTACAAGCTGAACGTGCTGGCCGCTCTGAGCCGGGAGGCCGCGGGCTTCAAGGCGGTCGGTGCCAACGCGCTCAACCGCTCGCTGGGGCTGTCGCGAGCGTGTGCGCTGTACGTGCTCTACGATCCGGCGACCATGCGGCCGACCGCTCTCGTCCGCTCCACGCTTCTGTCCTCGCTCCGTACCGCCGCCTACGCCTGCATCGTGCGCGAACGGTGCCGCGCGCAGGCCGTGGCCATCCTCGGCAGCGGCGACATCGCCCGAACGCTGGCACGGCTGTGGGCCCACCTGGACGGCCCCGGACCGCGCGAGGTACGGATCTGCTCGCCGCACCTGCGCGCCGCGGCCGTCACAGCGGCCATCGGGCCCACCCCCTACCGGCTCGTGACAACCCGCTCACCGGAGGACGCCGTGAAGGGCGCGGACCTGCTCGTGACCGCCACCACGGCCGCAACGCCCGTCTTCAGCGGCTCATGGCTCAACGACGACATCGTCCACGTGAACCTCGGCGGCCACGAAGCACCCCTGGCCTTCGTCGAACAGTGTGCCCGCGGCGGAACGCTGATCGCCGACGACCTCGCAGGAACCCTGCGACGAGGAGTCCAGTCCCTGGCCGTCTGGTGGGCCGGCCAGGACCCCGCCCCCACCGGCATCCCCGTCCACGACTTCACCACCGACAGCTGGGACACCCTCGAACGCCCCTGGCACGTGAACTGCGTCGGCCGCGCCGACCTCGACGTCGCCCTCGCCCAATGGGCCCTGTCCCTCGCCCAACACGCCGGGCACGGACAGTCCATCACCCTGTGA
- a CDS encoding ALF repeat-containing protein has product MSPSLWSRRRILATVAGAAAVPALPSILTLSATPAHAAAGPGDPENGLPGTDQGKAVWAYKTGGRAVREAAAAALVGTPAALTAFLTTELPAARAEDNRFAVVTSLSSAGKSVQETANTALSAGDEAVAAFLSEGYAGPVEEDLRVAVFSVLNNGGTAVKREAGKALERNTKEALDTFLDTTQYTAQQEDDEVTVFTILATASPEVKKYAQRALDDGSPEAIRLFLSSGQHIARARDEESATIEQLVAIVEREGNRAKLTTEKAVAASERAKEAAEKAKSAALKAAEEAKAAQQDVKKSANAANNAASAANGAASAANTAIAASRTAQAASSRAAQAAQAAAAAAASAGNAASLAYYAAISASKDATKASAARQAAQGARNAAARARTAAKAADQAAIASSQASSAGSAAASAARNAAAAAGAAAEAAASAGAAQAQAAKARQAAAEANAAAARATRAAGAAQTLANRAAAAARVARDAANSAAAHADKAADAAEEAAANAGKAIEYAKRSTAFAAAAVEAATTASDAVKEAMEVEKAARTAETELIAEDTALGVLEARLRAEAETEDAVRVEKQRTQAAQTSDEIKGFISTAEAALAAGNTASAVTVARKAAVRLLDSAGTWTRGAAEFALAGTDHDVTNWIDADRLLAQQQDDRENVLALAQASTAAVAEAAERALADSDPNAATAFLETGVIEAAAVDNRVLVLKILAQDPGKAVKAKAQAALDADTAAALHHFLAVDLAEATKEDDRVEIFRLLETGGPYMRSGAQIVLEGSSRMRRAFVVRDKFNIARLDHDHATHVSAIRATLAYAAKVAAKALEDAARASKAAAEAREAAQEATEWATKAQNYAKDAASSAAEAKSNADAADKSAASAAQSARDASAAALTARGAARTANYSMRQASASARQAVEFAVEAQASAARAAASAQQAGQDARAAAAAASEAHAIAAQKRRAEAAEAAKKAAEEAKRNQQNGTNPSDKPENDDTGDTKWLGLWPENMSDPKDWAAATGHWSTLFGTASVVLGVGALVFPPFAPVLGPLAAGAGVLSWALQGVSAGLSGWGYGWTSSEFHTALGLFVVGGVLFGKGRLFSKFGLAEEIGAKVSGVAGDIATTVIGWVTW; this is encoded by the coding sequence TTGTCGCCTTCGTTGTGGAGCAGACGCCGGATACTCGCCACCGTCGCGGGAGCGGCGGCCGTCCCCGCTCTGCCGTCGATCCTCACTCTGAGCGCCACTCCCGCCCATGCCGCCGCGGGCCCCGGTGATCCCGAGAACGGTCTGCCGGGAACCGATCAGGGCAAGGCCGTATGGGCCTACAAGACGGGCGGGCGCGCCGTTCGCGAGGCCGCCGCCGCCGCGCTCGTCGGCACACCGGCCGCGCTCACCGCCTTCCTCACCACCGAGCTGCCCGCCGCACGGGCGGAGGACAATCGTTTCGCCGTCGTCACCAGCCTCTCCTCGGCGGGCAAGTCCGTCCAGGAGACGGCGAACACGGCGCTGTCCGCCGGGGACGAGGCCGTCGCCGCGTTCCTGAGCGAGGGCTACGCCGGGCCGGTCGAGGAAGATCTGCGGGTGGCGGTGTTCTCCGTCCTGAACAACGGCGGTACCGCAGTGAAGCGGGAGGCCGGCAAGGCGCTGGAGCGGAACACCAAGGAAGCCCTGGACACGTTCCTGGACACGACCCAGTACACCGCGCAGCAGGAGGACGACGAGGTCACGGTCTTCACGATCCTCGCCACCGCGTCGCCCGAGGTGAAGAAGTACGCGCAGCGCGCCCTGGACGACGGGTCCCCCGAGGCGATCCGTCTCTTCCTCTCCTCCGGCCAGCACATCGCCCGCGCCCGCGACGAGGAATCCGCGACCATTGAGCAGCTGGTCGCGATCGTGGAGCGGGAGGGCAACCGCGCGAAGCTGACGACGGAGAAGGCCGTCGCCGCCTCGGAGCGGGCGAAGGAGGCCGCGGAGAAGGCCAAGTCGGCCGCGCTGAAGGCGGCGGAGGAGGCGAAGGCGGCCCAGCAGGACGTGAAGAAGTCGGCCAACGCGGCGAACAACGCCGCGAGCGCCGCGAACGGGGCCGCGTCCGCCGCCAACACCGCCATAGCCGCGTCCCGTACGGCCCAGGCCGCCTCCAGCCGCGCCGCGCAGGCCGCGCAGGCCGCCGCCGCTGCCGCCGCCTCGGCCGGAAACGCCGCCTCCCTCGCCTACTACGCGGCGATATCCGCCTCCAAGGACGCCACGAAGGCCTCCGCCGCGCGCCAGGCCGCCCAGGGCGCCCGGAACGCCGCCGCCCGTGCGCGTACCGCCGCCAAGGCCGCCGACCAGGCCGCCATCGCCTCCAGCCAGGCCTCGTCGGCGGGTTCGGCGGCCGCGAGCGCGGCCAGGAACGCCGCCGCGGCGGCAGGCGCGGCGGCCGAAGCCGCCGCCTCCGCGGGCGCCGCGCAGGCCCAGGCCGCCAAGGCGCGGCAGGCCGCCGCCGAGGCCAACGCAGCCGCCGCCCGGGCGACCCGCGCCGCCGGCGCCGCCCAGACCCTGGCCAACCGTGCCGCGGCCGCCGCCCGGGTGGCCCGTGACGCCGCCAACAGCGCGGCGGCCCACGCCGACAAGGCGGCCGACGCGGCCGAGGAGGCGGCGGCCAACGCGGGCAAGGCGATCGAGTACGCGAAGCGCTCCACCGCCTTCGCGGCGGCGGCGGTGGAGGCGGCCACCACCGCGTCCGACGCCGTCAAGGAAGCCATGGAGGTGGAGAAGGCGGCCCGCACGGCGGAGACCGAGTTGATCGCCGAGGACACCGCGCTCGGCGTCCTGGAGGCCCGGCTGAGGGCAGAGGCCGAGACCGAGGACGCCGTGCGGGTGGAGAAGCAGCGCACGCAGGCGGCCCAGACCTCCGACGAGATCAAGGGGTTCATCTCCACCGCCGAGGCCGCGCTCGCGGCGGGGAACACCGCGTCCGCGGTCACCGTCGCCCGGAAGGCGGCCGTGCGGCTGCTGGACTCCGCCGGCACCTGGACCCGGGGCGCGGCGGAGTTCGCCCTCGCCGGCACCGACCACGACGTGACCAACTGGATCGACGCCGACCGTCTGCTCGCCCAGCAGCAGGACGACCGGGAGAACGTACTGGCCCTCGCGCAGGCCTCGACGGCCGCCGTCGCCGAGGCCGCCGAGCGGGCTCTGGCCGACAGCGACCCGAACGCGGCCACCGCCTTCCTGGAGACCGGGGTGATCGAGGCCGCGGCGGTGGACAACCGGGTGCTGGTGCTCAAGATCCTCGCCCAGGACCCGGGCAAGGCCGTCAAGGCGAAGGCCCAGGCCGCGCTGGACGCGGACACCGCCGCGGCGCTGCACCACTTCCTCGCCGTCGATCTGGCGGAGGCGACGAAGGAGGACGACCGGGTCGAGATATTCCGCCTCCTGGAGACCGGCGGCCCCTATATGCGGTCGGGCGCGCAGATCGTCCTGGAGGGCTCCTCCCGGATGCGGCGCGCCTTCGTCGTCCGCGACAAGTTCAACATCGCCCGGCTCGACCACGACCACGCCACCCATGTCTCCGCGATCCGGGCGACCCTCGCGTACGCCGCGAAGGTCGCGGCGAAGGCCCTGGAGGACGCCGCACGGGCCTCCAAGGCGGCGGCGGAGGCCCGCGAGGCCGCCCAGGAGGCGACCGAGTGGGCGACGAAGGCGCAGAACTACGCTAAGGACGCGGCCAGTTCGGCCGCCGAGGCGAAGTCGAACGCGGACGCCGCGGACAAGTCGGCGGCGTCCGCGGCCCAGTCGGCCAGGGACGCCAGTGCCGCCGCCCTGACCGCGCGCGGCGCGGCGCGCACGGCGAACTACTCGATGCGCCAGGCCTCGGCGTCGGCCAGGCAGGCCGTGGAGTTCGCGGTGGAGGCACAGGCTTCCGCCGCGCGGGCGGCGGCCTCCGCCCAGCAGGCCGGCCAGGACGCACGGGCCGCCGCGGCGGCCGCCAGCGAGGCCCACGCGATCGCCGCGCAGAAGCGGCGGGCCGAGGCCGCCGAAGCGGCGAAGAAGGCCGCCGAGGAGGCGAAGCGGAACCAGCAGAACGGCACCAACCCCTCCGACAAGCCCGAGAACGACGACACGGGCGACACCAAGTGGCTGGGCCTGTGGCCGGAGAACATGAGCGACCCGAAGGACTGGGCGGCGGCCACCGGGCACTGGAGCACCCTCTTCGGGACCGCCTCGGTCGTGCTCGGTGTGGGCGCCCTGGTCTTCCCGCCCTTCGCGCCGGTCCTCGGTCCGCTCGCCGCCGGGGCCGGCGTCCTGTCCTGGGCCCTGCAAGGGGTCAGCGCCGGGCTGAGCGGATGGGGCTACGGCTGGACCAGCAGCGAGTTCCACACGGCCCTCGGGCTGTTCGTCGTCGGCGGCGTCCTCTTCGGCAAGGGGCGGCTGTTCAGCAAGTTCGGCCTCGCGGAGGAGATCGGCGCCAAGGTCTCCGGGGTCGCGGGCGATATCGCGACCACCGTGATCGGCTGGGTCACCTGGTAG